The following coding sequences are from one Portunus trituberculatus isolate SZX2019 chromosome 6, ASM1759143v1, whole genome shotgun sequence window:
- the LOC123518125 gene encoding neurexin-4-like isoform X2, with the protein MGGRCLFSLTALLLCPFHILAEYCEYPLVEESMLTASSELVTREADKARLYEEHAWSAAGNNYHQSLTVDLRKQHTVTRIATQGKQNTREFVSEFVVQYSDNGDVWKTYKSPTGLHKAFPGNEDGNTVAVNLFETPIIGRYIRVKPTRWRDRISMRVELYGCEYLPETVSFNGNAMVVMDLRKFPVNSLRDHIRFRFRTKEPNAMVMYGRGTQGDYLALQLVQNRMVLNVNLGSRFLTSLSVGSLLDDNSWHDVEIRREQRNITFLVDRVRVDEIILGDFKRLNLNKELYIGGVPNLQLGMKARVNFTGCMENLFINGTAIVPEMRESDDYYSYYNSRPKYSLINIGSVCEFGISADQTMTFTTRKSHLKYPAFEDQRKINVSLEFRTYEEKGLLIHHKFTTHGYFMLFLDEGKVKVEVNARGTPGLVVLDNFETRYNDGQWHKVMFVVMENRMELTVDEVPMQTVRIISVISGKHFLIAGGVKGSLGFLGCLRKISVVGYMQKPKDEEIMYPEGIVRAACQIMDRCNPNPCEHRGRCKQTSLEFICDCTGTGYSGAVCHTPLNPISCAAYGLQNPGVKRAEIYVDVDGSGPLVPFPVSCEFYNDGQVHSYLSHKHEKLTTVDGFEKRGSYVQNIIYDAGMEQIEIFVNRSARCRQRIHFECLKAKLFNSPSQEDEDFLPYTWWVSRTNQPMDYWGGSLPGSRKCECGLTGTCVTDKWCNCDAGLESWISDSGELSVKEHLPVRQLRIGDTGTPLDGKKVRYTLGPLICEGDHVYDNTVTFRRADATINLPRFDMGHSGDIFFEFKTTTRDGCLIHAKGPSDYIKISIVGGIELQFQYEAGSGPMSVSVETSNVLNDDTWHSVLVERNRKEARMIVDGGQKGLVAEPYGPVRAIHLESDFVVGATLDYRDGFVGCIRALILNGELQDLRGRAEKGMYGVQPGCIGKCSSNPCLNNGTCHEGYSTFECDCRWTAFKGPICADEIGIKMLTDTMVRYEIPGTYKTTIAERIRVGFTTTNPRGFLIGLHSNLTGEYLTLAISNSGHLKVTFDFGFERHEKVYGKRTFHEGQNHDVKLYRSDSGRRLTMQVDNYEPVSWTFDVKGSADAQFNNIQYVYIGKNESMAEGFVGCISRVEFDDIYPLKLYFQQDRPLNVLAESTSSVFEDYCGIEPIRYPEEEAETRRPPVVSEEVLMGLYSDNSAVLGGVLGIIFLALLCMGFLIGRYMARHKGDYRTQEADGADMAPDADWAVQHATTGPQVKKNTEMYI; encoded by the exons AGGAGCACGCCTGGTCAGCTGCCGGGAACAACTACCACCAGAGCCTCACAGTTGACCTACGGAAGCAACACACAGTAACACGCATCGCCACACAGGGCAAGCAGAACACCAGGGAATTTGTGAGCGAGTTTGTGGTGCAGTACTCAGACAATGGGGACGTGTGGAAGACCTACAAGAGTCCCACTGGATTGCATAAG gcCTTCCCAGGTAACGAGGATGGCAATACTGTGGCCGTCAACCTGTTTGAGACGCCCATTATTGGCAGGTACATCCGCGTCAAACCCACACGATGGAGGGACCGAATATCCATGCGTGTGGAGCTGTATGGATGCGAGTATT TACCAGAGACAGTGAGCTTCAATGGCAacgcgatggtggtgatggatctGAGAAAGTTCCCAGTTAACTCCCTCCGCGACCACATCCGTTTCCGATTTCGCACCAAGGAGCCGAATGCAATGGTGATGTATGGGAGGGGCACTCAGGGGGACTACTTGGCCCTCCAGCTGGTGCAGAACAGAATGGTGCTCAATGTCAAtcttg GGTCACgtttcctcacctccctctctgtcGGCTCCTTACTGGACGATAATTCCTGGCATGACGTGGAGATCCGGCGGGAGCAGCGGAACATTACCTTCCTGGTGGATCGTGTCCGGGTGGATGAAATCATTCTAGGTGACTTCAAGAGGCTTAATCTCAACAAAGAG CTGTACATCGGGGGCGTGCCGAACCTGCAGCTGGGGATGAAGGCGCGGGTGAACTTTACGGGGTGCATGGAGAACCTCTTCATCAACGGCACGGCCATCGTTCCCGAGATGAGGGAGTCTGAcgactactactcctactacaacAGCCGCCCCAAATACTCCCTCATCAACATCGGCAGCGTCTGTgag TTTGGCATCTCGGCGGACCAGACCATGACTTTCACCACCAGGAAGAGCCACCTCAAGTACCCGGCGTTTGAGGACCAGCGGAAGATCAACGTGTCCTTAGAATTCAGAACTTACGAGGAAAAGGGCCTTCTTATTCACCACAAGTTTACCACACATGGATACTTCATG TTGTTCCTGGACgaggggaaggtgaaggtggaggtgaacGCACGAGGGACTCCCGGCCTGGTGGTGCTGGACAACTTTGAGACACGTTACAATGATGGACAGTGGCACAAGGtcatgtttgtggtgatggaGAACCGCATGGAGCTCACCGTTGACGAGGTGCCCATGCAGACCGTCCGGATCATCTCGGTCATCTCCGGCAAACACTTCCTCATCGCCG GTGGTGTGAAGGGGTCGCTGGGCTTTCTGGGGTGCCTCAGGAAGATATCCGTGGTCGGGTACATGCAGAAACCCAAGGATGAG GAAATCATGTATCCAGAGGGCATCGTTCGAGCCGCCTGTCAGATAATGGACCGGTGTAACCCCAACCCTTGTGAACACCGcggcagatgtaaacaaacctcacTGGAGTTCATTTGTGACTGTACTGGCACCGGTTACTCTGGCGCTGTGTGTCATACCC CGCTGAACCCGATATCCTGCGCAGCGTACGGATTACAGAACCCTGGAGTGAAGAGGGCCGAGATATATGTGGATGTGGATGGTTCTGGGCCCCTCGTTCCCTTCCCTGTCAGCTGCGAGTTTtata ACGATGGACAGGTGCACTCCTACCTGAGCCACAAGCACGAGAAATTGACAACAGTGGACGGGTTTGAGAAGCGAGGGTCGTACGTGCAGAACATCATCTATGACGCTGGGATGGAACAAATTGAGATCTTCGTCAACCGTTCCGCGCGTTGCCGTCAGCGGATCCACTTTGAGTGTCTGAAGGCCAAGCTGTTCAACTCCCCGTCACAGGAAGATGAGGACTTtttg CCCTACACATGGTGGGTGTCACGTACCAACCAGCCCATGGACTACTGGGGTGGGTCACTGCCAGGCTCCAGGAAGTGTGAGTGTGGGCTGACGGGGACCTGCGTTACGGACAAGTGGTGTAACTGTGATGCCGGCCTGGAGTCTTGGATCTCGGACAGTGGGGAGCTGAGTGTCAAGGAGCACCTGCCTGTCCGCCAGTTGAGGATTGGCGACACTGGTACCCCACTCGACGGCAAGAAGGTTCGGTACACTCTCGGCCCGCTGATCTGCGAGGGCGATC ATGTGTACGACAACACGGTGACGTTCCGCCGGGCCGACGCCACCATCAACCTGCCTCGCTTTGACATGGGCCACTCCGGGGACATCTTCTTTGAGTTCAAGACCACCACCAGGGACGGCTGCCTCATCCATGCCAAGGGACCCTCCGACTACATCAAGATATCCATTGTTG GCGGCATTGAGCTACAGTTCCAGTACGAGGCAGGGTCAGGTCCGATGAGTGTCAGCGTGGAGACGAGTAACGTGCTAAATGATGACACGTGGCACTCTGTCCTGGTAGAGCGCAACCGTAAGGAGGCGCGGATGATAGTGGATGGCGGGCAGAAGGGTCTGGTGGCTGAACCGTATGGGCCAGTCCGCGCCATCCACCTGGAGTCTGATTTTGTTGTCG GTGCCACCCTAGACTACCGAGATGGCTTCGTGGGGTGCATCCGAGCCCTGATTCTGAATGGGGAGCTGCAGGACCTGAGGGGCCGGGCGGAGAAGGGGATGTATGGGGTGCAGCCGGGGTGTATTGGGAAGTGCAGCTCCAACCCTTGTCTCAATAACGGCACCTGTCATGAGGGATACTCCACCTTCGAGTGTGACTGCAGATGGACGGCTTTCAAGGGCCCTATTTGTGctgatg AGATCGGAATTAAGATGCTGACGGACACAATGGTTCGCTACGAGATTCCTGGCACTTACAAGACCACCATTGCCGAGAGGATTCGTGTcggcttcaccaccaccaacccacgTGGCTTCCTCATTGGGCTTCACTCCAATCTCACCGGGGAATACCTCACCTTGGCTATCTCtaattcag GCCACTTAAAGGTGACATTTGACTTTGGGTTTGAGCGTCACGAGAAAGTTTATGGCAAGCGGACCTTCCATGAGGGACAGAATCATGACGTCAAGCTGTACCGGTCCGATTCTGGGCGGCGACTCactatgcag GTGGACAATTACGAACCAGTATCGTGGACCTTTGACGTAAAGGGCTCGGCGGACGCACAGTTCAACAACATTCAGTACGTCTATATAGGCAAGAATGAGTCCATGGCCGAGGGTTTTGTGGGATGCATTTCGAGGGTGGAGTTTGACGACATCTACCCACTCAAACTGTATTTCCAGCAAGACCGCCCACTCAATGTCCTAGCGGAGTCAA CATCCTCCGTCTTCGAGGACTACTGCGGGATTGAGCCCATTCGGTACCCTGAGGAAGAGGCCGAGACACGGCGCCCACCGGTCGTGTCGGAGGAGGTGCTCATGGGCCTGTACTCGGACAATTCTGCGGTCCTTGGGG GAGTTCTTGGTATCATTTTCCTCGCATTGCTGTGCATGGGGTTCCTGATCGGCCGCTACATGGCGCGGCACAAGGGCGACTACCGCACCCAGGAGGCGGACGGCGCTGACATGGCCCCCGACGCAGACTGGGCCGTCCAGCACGCCACCACCGGCCCTCAGGTCAAGAAGAACACTGAAATGTACATATAA
- the LOC123518125 gene encoding neurexin-4-like isoform X1 — protein MGGRCLFSLTALLLCPFHILAEYCEYPLVEESMLTASSELVTREADKARLYETTAWTARNADYLQYIESDLGDIKNVTAIATQGRDDSQEYVTAYTLEYSRDGIHYSIIKGPKGNIMAFPGNEDGNTVAVNLFETPIIGRYIRVKPTRWRDRISMRVELYGCEYLPETVSFNGNAMVVMDLRKFPVNSLRDHIRFRFRTKEPNAMVMYGRGTQGDYLALQLVQNRMVLNVNLGSRFLTSLSVGSLLDDNSWHDVEIRREQRNITFLVDRVRVDEIILGDFKRLNLNKELYIGGVPNLQLGMKARVNFTGCMENLFINGTAIVPEMRESDDYYSYYNSRPKYSLINIGSVCEFGISADQTMTFTTRKSHLKYPAFEDQRKINVSLEFRTYEEKGLLIHHKFTTHGYFMLFLDEGKVKVEVNARGTPGLVVLDNFETRYNDGQWHKVMFVVMENRMELTVDEVPMQTVRIISVISGKHFLIAGGVKGSLGFLGCLRKISVVGYMQKPKDEEIMYPEGIVRAACQIMDRCNPNPCEHRGRCKQTSLEFICDCTGTGYSGAVCHTPLNPISCAAYGLQNPGVKRAEIYVDVDGSGPLVPFPVSCEFYNDGQVHSYLSHKHEKLTTVDGFEKRGSYVQNIIYDAGMEQIEIFVNRSARCRQRIHFECLKAKLFNSPSQEDEDFLPYTWWVSRTNQPMDYWGGSLPGSRKCECGLTGTCVTDKWCNCDAGLESWISDSGELSVKEHLPVRQLRIGDTGTPLDGKKVRYTLGPLICEGDHVYDNTVTFRRADATINLPRFDMGHSGDIFFEFKTTTRDGCLIHAKGPSDYIKISIVGGIELQFQYEAGSGPMSVSVETSNVLNDDTWHSVLVERNRKEARMIVDGGQKGLVAEPYGPVRAIHLESDFVVGATLDYRDGFVGCIRALILNGELQDLRGRAEKGMYGVQPGCIGKCSSNPCLNNGTCHEGYSTFECDCRWTAFKGPICADEIGIKMLTDTMVRYEIPGTYKTTIAERIRVGFTTTNPRGFLIGLHSNLTGEYLTLAISNSGHLKVTFDFGFERHEKVYGKRTFHEGQNHDVKLYRSDSGRRLTMQVDNYEPVSWTFDVKGSADAQFNNIQYVYIGKNESMAEGFVGCISRVEFDDIYPLKLYFQQDRPLNVLAESTSSVFEDYCGIEPIRYPEEEAETRRPPVVSEEVLMGLYSDNSAVLGGVLGIIFLALLCMGFLIGRYMARHKGDYRTQEADGADMAPDADWAVQHATTGPQVKKNTEMYI, from the exons gcCTTCCCAGGTAACGAGGATGGCAATACTGTGGCCGTCAACCTGTTTGAGACGCCCATTATTGGCAGGTACATCCGCGTCAAACCCACACGATGGAGGGACCGAATATCCATGCGTGTGGAGCTGTATGGATGCGAGTATT TACCAGAGACAGTGAGCTTCAATGGCAacgcgatggtggtgatggatctGAGAAAGTTCCCAGTTAACTCCCTCCGCGACCACATCCGTTTCCGATTTCGCACCAAGGAGCCGAATGCAATGGTGATGTATGGGAGGGGCACTCAGGGGGACTACTTGGCCCTCCAGCTGGTGCAGAACAGAATGGTGCTCAATGTCAAtcttg GGTCACgtttcctcacctccctctctgtcGGCTCCTTACTGGACGATAATTCCTGGCATGACGTGGAGATCCGGCGGGAGCAGCGGAACATTACCTTCCTGGTGGATCGTGTCCGGGTGGATGAAATCATTCTAGGTGACTTCAAGAGGCTTAATCTCAACAAAGAG CTGTACATCGGGGGCGTGCCGAACCTGCAGCTGGGGATGAAGGCGCGGGTGAACTTTACGGGGTGCATGGAGAACCTCTTCATCAACGGCACGGCCATCGTTCCCGAGATGAGGGAGTCTGAcgactactactcctactacaacAGCCGCCCCAAATACTCCCTCATCAACATCGGCAGCGTCTGTgag TTTGGCATCTCGGCGGACCAGACCATGACTTTCACCACCAGGAAGAGCCACCTCAAGTACCCGGCGTTTGAGGACCAGCGGAAGATCAACGTGTCCTTAGAATTCAGAACTTACGAGGAAAAGGGCCTTCTTATTCACCACAAGTTTACCACACATGGATACTTCATG TTGTTCCTGGACgaggggaaggtgaaggtggaggtgaacGCACGAGGGACTCCCGGCCTGGTGGTGCTGGACAACTTTGAGACACGTTACAATGATGGACAGTGGCACAAGGtcatgtttgtggtgatggaGAACCGCATGGAGCTCACCGTTGACGAGGTGCCCATGCAGACCGTCCGGATCATCTCGGTCATCTCCGGCAAACACTTCCTCATCGCCG GTGGTGTGAAGGGGTCGCTGGGCTTTCTGGGGTGCCTCAGGAAGATATCCGTGGTCGGGTACATGCAGAAACCCAAGGATGAG GAAATCATGTATCCAGAGGGCATCGTTCGAGCCGCCTGTCAGATAATGGACCGGTGTAACCCCAACCCTTGTGAACACCGcggcagatgtaaacaaacctcacTGGAGTTCATTTGTGACTGTACTGGCACCGGTTACTCTGGCGCTGTGTGTCATACCC CGCTGAACCCGATATCCTGCGCAGCGTACGGATTACAGAACCCTGGAGTGAAGAGGGCCGAGATATATGTGGATGTGGATGGTTCTGGGCCCCTCGTTCCCTTCCCTGTCAGCTGCGAGTTTtata ACGATGGACAGGTGCACTCCTACCTGAGCCACAAGCACGAGAAATTGACAACAGTGGACGGGTTTGAGAAGCGAGGGTCGTACGTGCAGAACATCATCTATGACGCTGGGATGGAACAAATTGAGATCTTCGTCAACCGTTCCGCGCGTTGCCGTCAGCGGATCCACTTTGAGTGTCTGAAGGCCAAGCTGTTCAACTCCCCGTCACAGGAAGATGAGGACTTtttg CCCTACACATGGTGGGTGTCACGTACCAACCAGCCCATGGACTACTGGGGTGGGTCACTGCCAGGCTCCAGGAAGTGTGAGTGTGGGCTGACGGGGACCTGCGTTACGGACAAGTGGTGTAACTGTGATGCCGGCCTGGAGTCTTGGATCTCGGACAGTGGGGAGCTGAGTGTCAAGGAGCACCTGCCTGTCCGCCAGTTGAGGATTGGCGACACTGGTACCCCACTCGACGGCAAGAAGGTTCGGTACACTCTCGGCCCGCTGATCTGCGAGGGCGATC ATGTGTACGACAACACGGTGACGTTCCGCCGGGCCGACGCCACCATCAACCTGCCTCGCTTTGACATGGGCCACTCCGGGGACATCTTCTTTGAGTTCAAGACCACCACCAGGGACGGCTGCCTCATCCATGCCAAGGGACCCTCCGACTACATCAAGATATCCATTGTTG GCGGCATTGAGCTACAGTTCCAGTACGAGGCAGGGTCAGGTCCGATGAGTGTCAGCGTGGAGACGAGTAACGTGCTAAATGATGACACGTGGCACTCTGTCCTGGTAGAGCGCAACCGTAAGGAGGCGCGGATGATAGTGGATGGCGGGCAGAAGGGTCTGGTGGCTGAACCGTATGGGCCAGTCCGCGCCATCCACCTGGAGTCTGATTTTGTTGTCG GTGCCACCCTAGACTACCGAGATGGCTTCGTGGGGTGCATCCGAGCCCTGATTCTGAATGGGGAGCTGCAGGACCTGAGGGGCCGGGCGGAGAAGGGGATGTATGGGGTGCAGCCGGGGTGTATTGGGAAGTGCAGCTCCAACCCTTGTCTCAATAACGGCACCTGTCATGAGGGATACTCCACCTTCGAGTGTGACTGCAGATGGACGGCTTTCAAGGGCCCTATTTGTGctgatg AGATCGGAATTAAGATGCTGACGGACACAATGGTTCGCTACGAGATTCCTGGCACTTACAAGACCACCATTGCCGAGAGGATTCGTGTcggcttcaccaccaccaacccacgTGGCTTCCTCATTGGGCTTCACTCCAATCTCACCGGGGAATACCTCACCTTGGCTATCTCtaattcag GCCACTTAAAGGTGACATTTGACTTTGGGTTTGAGCGTCACGAGAAAGTTTATGGCAAGCGGACCTTCCATGAGGGACAGAATCATGACGTCAAGCTGTACCGGTCCGATTCTGGGCGGCGACTCactatgcag GTGGACAATTACGAACCAGTATCGTGGACCTTTGACGTAAAGGGCTCGGCGGACGCACAGTTCAACAACATTCAGTACGTCTATATAGGCAAGAATGAGTCCATGGCCGAGGGTTTTGTGGGATGCATTTCGAGGGTGGAGTTTGACGACATCTACCCACTCAAACTGTATTTCCAGCAAGACCGCCCACTCAATGTCCTAGCGGAGTCAA CATCCTCCGTCTTCGAGGACTACTGCGGGATTGAGCCCATTCGGTACCCTGAGGAAGAGGCCGAGACACGGCGCCCACCGGTCGTGTCGGAGGAGGTGCTCATGGGCCTGTACTCGGACAATTCTGCGGTCCTTGGGG GAGTTCTTGGTATCATTTTCCTCGCATTGCTGTGCATGGGGTTCCTGATCGGCCGCTACATGGCGCGGCACAAGGGCGACTACCGCACCCAGGAGGCGGACGGCGCTGACATGGCCCCCGACGCAGACTGGGCCGTCCAGCACGCCACCACCGGCCCTCAGGTCAAGAAGAACACTGAAATGTACATATAA
- the LOC123518125 gene encoding neurexin-4-like isoform X3: MRVELYGCEYLPETVSFNGNAMVVMDLRKFPVNSLRDHIRFRFRTKEPNAMVMYGRGTQGDYLALQLVQNRMVLNVNLGSRFLTSLSVGSLLDDNSWHDVEIRREQRNITFLVDRVRVDEIILGDFKRLNLNKELYIGGVPNLQLGMKARVNFTGCMENLFINGTAIVPEMRESDDYYSYYNSRPKYSLINIGSVCEFGISADQTMTFTTRKSHLKYPAFEDQRKINVSLEFRTYEEKGLLIHHKFTTHGYFMLFLDEGKVKVEVNARGTPGLVVLDNFETRYNDGQWHKVMFVVMENRMELTVDEVPMQTVRIISVISGKHFLIAGGVKGSLGFLGCLRKISVVGYMQKPKDEEIMYPEGIVRAACQIMDRCNPNPCEHRGRCKQTSLEFICDCTGTGYSGAVCHTPLNPISCAAYGLQNPGVKRAEIYVDVDGSGPLVPFPVSCEFYNDGQVHSYLSHKHEKLTTVDGFEKRGSYVQNIIYDAGMEQIEIFVNRSARCRQRIHFECLKAKLFNSPSQEDEDFLPYTWWVSRTNQPMDYWGGSLPGSRKCECGLTGTCVTDKWCNCDAGLESWISDSGELSVKEHLPVRQLRIGDTGTPLDGKKVRYTLGPLICEGDHVYDNTVTFRRADATINLPRFDMGHSGDIFFEFKTTTRDGCLIHAKGPSDYIKISIVGGIELQFQYEAGSGPMSVSVETSNVLNDDTWHSVLVERNRKEARMIVDGGQKGLVAEPYGPVRAIHLESDFVVGATLDYRDGFVGCIRALILNGELQDLRGRAEKGMYGVQPGCIGKCSSNPCLNNGTCHEGYSTFECDCRWTAFKGPICADEIGIKMLTDTMVRYEIPGTYKTTIAERIRVGFTTTNPRGFLIGLHSNLTGEYLTLAISNSGHLKVTFDFGFERHEKVYGKRTFHEGQNHDVKLYRSDSGRRLTMQVDNYEPVSWTFDVKGSADAQFNNIQYVYIGKNESMAEGFVGCISRVEFDDIYPLKLYFQQDRPLNVLAESTSSVFEDYCGIEPIRYPEEEAETRRPPVVSEEVLMGLYSDNSAVLGGVLGIIFLALLCMGFLIGRYMARHKGDYRTQEADGADMAPDADWAVQHATTGPQVKKNTEMYI, from the exons ATGCGTGTGGAGCTGTATGGATGCGAGTATT TACCAGAGACAGTGAGCTTCAATGGCAacgcgatggtggtgatggatctGAGAAAGTTCCCAGTTAACTCCCTCCGCGACCACATCCGTTTCCGATTTCGCACCAAGGAGCCGAATGCAATGGTGATGTATGGGAGGGGCACTCAGGGGGACTACTTGGCCCTCCAGCTGGTGCAGAACAGAATGGTGCTCAATGTCAAtcttg GGTCACgtttcctcacctccctctctgtcGGCTCCTTACTGGACGATAATTCCTGGCATGACGTGGAGATCCGGCGGGAGCAGCGGAACATTACCTTCCTGGTGGATCGTGTCCGGGTGGATGAAATCATTCTAGGTGACTTCAAGAGGCTTAATCTCAACAAAGAG CTGTACATCGGGGGCGTGCCGAACCTGCAGCTGGGGATGAAGGCGCGGGTGAACTTTACGGGGTGCATGGAGAACCTCTTCATCAACGGCACGGCCATCGTTCCCGAGATGAGGGAGTCTGAcgactactactcctactacaacAGCCGCCCCAAATACTCCCTCATCAACATCGGCAGCGTCTGTgag TTTGGCATCTCGGCGGACCAGACCATGACTTTCACCACCAGGAAGAGCCACCTCAAGTACCCGGCGTTTGAGGACCAGCGGAAGATCAACGTGTCCTTAGAATTCAGAACTTACGAGGAAAAGGGCCTTCTTATTCACCACAAGTTTACCACACATGGATACTTCATG TTGTTCCTGGACgaggggaaggtgaaggtggaggtgaacGCACGAGGGACTCCCGGCCTGGTGGTGCTGGACAACTTTGAGACACGTTACAATGATGGACAGTGGCACAAGGtcatgtttgtggtgatggaGAACCGCATGGAGCTCACCGTTGACGAGGTGCCCATGCAGACCGTCCGGATCATCTCGGTCATCTCCGGCAAACACTTCCTCATCGCCG GTGGTGTGAAGGGGTCGCTGGGCTTTCTGGGGTGCCTCAGGAAGATATCCGTGGTCGGGTACATGCAGAAACCCAAGGATGAG GAAATCATGTATCCAGAGGGCATCGTTCGAGCCGCCTGTCAGATAATGGACCGGTGTAACCCCAACCCTTGTGAACACCGcggcagatgtaaacaaacctcacTGGAGTTCATTTGTGACTGTACTGGCACCGGTTACTCTGGCGCTGTGTGTCATACCC CGCTGAACCCGATATCCTGCGCAGCGTACGGATTACAGAACCCTGGAGTGAAGAGGGCCGAGATATATGTGGATGTGGATGGTTCTGGGCCCCTCGTTCCCTTCCCTGTCAGCTGCGAGTTTtata ACGATGGACAGGTGCACTCCTACCTGAGCCACAAGCACGAGAAATTGACAACAGTGGACGGGTTTGAGAAGCGAGGGTCGTACGTGCAGAACATCATCTATGACGCTGGGATGGAACAAATTGAGATCTTCGTCAACCGTTCCGCGCGTTGCCGTCAGCGGATCCACTTTGAGTGTCTGAAGGCCAAGCTGTTCAACTCCCCGTCACAGGAAGATGAGGACTTtttg CCCTACACATGGTGGGTGTCACGTACCAACCAGCCCATGGACTACTGGGGTGGGTCACTGCCAGGCTCCAGGAAGTGTGAGTGTGGGCTGACGGGGACCTGCGTTACGGACAAGTGGTGTAACTGTGATGCCGGCCTGGAGTCTTGGATCTCGGACAGTGGGGAGCTGAGTGTCAAGGAGCACCTGCCTGTCCGCCAGTTGAGGATTGGCGACACTGGTACCCCACTCGACGGCAAGAAGGTTCGGTACACTCTCGGCCCGCTGATCTGCGAGGGCGATC ATGTGTACGACAACACGGTGACGTTCCGCCGGGCCGACGCCACCATCAACCTGCCTCGCTTTGACATGGGCCACTCCGGGGACATCTTCTTTGAGTTCAAGACCACCACCAGGGACGGCTGCCTCATCCATGCCAAGGGACCCTCCGACTACATCAAGATATCCATTGTTG GCGGCATTGAGCTACAGTTCCAGTACGAGGCAGGGTCAGGTCCGATGAGTGTCAGCGTGGAGACGAGTAACGTGCTAAATGATGACACGTGGCACTCTGTCCTGGTAGAGCGCAACCGTAAGGAGGCGCGGATGATAGTGGATGGCGGGCAGAAGGGTCTGGTGGCTGAACCGTATGGGCCAGTCCGCGCCATCCACCTGGAGTCTGATTTTGTTGTCG GTGCCACCCTAGACTACCGAGATGGCTTCGTGGGGTGCATCCGAGCCCTGATTCTGAATGGGGAGCTGCAGGACCTGAGGGGCCGGGCGGAGAAGGGGATGTATGGGGTGCAGCCGGGGTGTATTGGGAAGTGCAGCTCCAACCCTTGTCTCAATAACGGCACCTGTCATGAGGGATACTCCACCTTCGAGTGTGACTGCAGATGGACGGCTTTCAAGGGCCCTATTTGTGctgatg AGATCGGAATTAAGATGCTGACGGACACAATGGTTCGCTACGAGATTCCTGGCACTTACAAGACCACCATTGCCGAGAGGATTCGTGTcggcttcaccaccaccaacccacgTGGCTTCCTCATTGGGCTTCACTCCAATCTCACCGGGGAATACCTCACCTTGGCTATCTCtaattcag GCCACTTAAAGGTGACATTTGACTTTGGGTTTGAGCGTCACGAGAAAGTTTATGGCAAGCGGACCTTCCATGAGGGACAGAATCATGACGTCAAGCTGTACCGGTCCGATTCTGGGCGGCGACTCactatgcag GTGGACAATTACGAACCAGTATCGTGGACCTTTGACGTAAAGGGCTCGGCGGACGCACAGTTCAACAACATTCAGTACGTCTATATAGGCAAGAATGAGTCCATGGCCGAGGGTTTTGTGGGATGCATTTCGAGGGTGGAGTTTGACGACATCTACCCACTCAAACTGTATTTCCAGCAAGACCGCCCACTCAATGTCCTAGCGGAGTCAA CATCCTCCGTCTTCGAGGACTACTGCGGGATTGAGCCCATTCGGTACCCTGAGGAAGAGGCCGAGACACGGCGCCCACCGGTCGTGTCGGAGGAGGTGCTCATGGGCCTGTACTCGGACAATTCTGCGGTCCTTGGGG GAGTTCTTGGTATCATTTTCCTCGCATTGCTGTGCATGGGGTTCCTGATCGGCCGCTACATGGCGCGGCACAAGGGCGACTACCGCACCCAGGAGGCGGACGGCGCTGACATGGCCCCCGACGCAGACTGGGCCGTCCAGCACGCCACCACCGGCCCTCAGGTCAAGAAGAACACTGAAATGTACATATAA